From a single Brassica napus cultivar Da-Ae chromosome C9, Da-Ae, whole genome shotgun sequence genomic region:
- the LOC111205876 gene encoding zinc finger A20 and AN1 domain-containing stress-associated protein 1 — MGSEQNESTSFSQSEPKLCLNGCGFFGTAASMNLCSKCYHDLRVTQEASFEPETSLESALASSSSSKSSETAPQTSAKTRRCLSCNKKVGLMGFKCKCGSTFCGDHRYPENYECEFDFRGQGRDAITKANPLVNGEKVKRF, encoded by the coding sequence atgggtTCCGAGCAAAACGAGAGTACAAGCTTCTCCCAGTCTGAGCCAAAGCTCTGCCTCAATGGCTGCGGATTCTTCGGAACAGCTGCTAGCATGAACCTCTGCTCCAAATGCTATCACGACCTCAGAGTCACCCAAGAAGCCTCCTTCGAACCCGAAACCTCCCTTGAATCTGCTCTTgcgtcgtcatcatcatcaaagaGCAGTGAAACGGCTCCGCAGACTAGTGCCAAGACGAGGAGGTGCTTGAGCTGTAACAAGAAAGTGGGCTTGATGGGGTTTAAGTGCAAGTGTGGGAGTACATTCTGCGGAGACCATAGATATCCCGAGAATTACGAATGCGAGTTCGATTTCAGAGGACAAGGAAGAGATGCGATTACCAAAGCTAATCCCTTGGTGAATGGTGAAAAGGTCAAGAGATTCTAA
- the LOC106368861 gene encoding copper chaperone for superoxide dismutase, chloroplastic/cytosolic isoform X2 gives MMSFLRSVATIPRAASATPTEISLHSFSSTKPQTFPFPSSHRSSPRLRWGYTRIFARSPMACVPQATAVSEFKGPNIFGVVRFVQISMEIVRIEASFGGLSPGKHSWCINEYGDLTKGAASTGNIYNPLQDDQTATQLPGDLGTLEADQNGEALYTVTKEKMKVTDLIGRAVVVYETEDRSLQGITAAVVARSGEVGESCRKLCSCDGTTVWEATVY, from the exons ATGATGTCATTTCTGAGGTCAGTGGCAACGATCCCACGAGCTGCATCTGCGACTCCGACCGAGATTTCACTCCATTCTTTCTCCTCTACCAAACCTCAGACATTCCCCTTTCCATCTTCTCACCGATCTTCGCCTAGACTTCGTTGGGGTTATACGAGAATCTTTGCTAGGTCTCCCATGGCGTGTGTTCCTCAAG cTACTGCAGTATCAGAATTCAAAGGCCCAAACATCTTCGGGGTGGTTCGATTCGTTCAAATTTCCATGGAAATCGTAAGAATTGAAGCCAGTTTTGGCGGGTTGTCTCCAGGAAAACACAGTTGGTGTATCAATGAGTATGGAGATCTCACAAAAGGAGCAGCTTCTACAGGGAATATATACAATCCTTTACAAGATGATCAAACCGCCACACAG ctaccAGGCGACCTAGGAACGTTGGAGGCAGACCAAAATGGAGAAGCGTTATATACGGTAACGAAAGAGAAGATGAAGGTAACGGATCTGATTGGACGAGCTGTTGTGGTTTATGAAACAGAGGATAGGTCGTTACAGGGGATTACTGCTGCTGTTGTTGCTAGAAGCGGAGAAGTAGGAGAGAGTTGCAGAAAGCTTTGTTCTTGTGATGGAACCACCGTTTGGGAAGCTACTGTTTACTGA
- the LOC106368861 gene encoding copper chaperone for superoxide dismutase, chloroplastic/cytosolic isoform X1: MMSFLRSVATIPRAASATPTEISLHSFSSTKPQTFPFPSSHRSSPRLRWGYTRIFARSPMACVPQVSATAVSEFKGPNIFGVVRFVQISMEIVRIEASFGGLSPGKHSWCINEYGDLTKGAASTGNIYNPLQDDQTATQLPGDLGTLEADQNGEALYTVTKEKMKVTDLIGRAVVVYETEDRSLQGITAAVVARSGEVGESCRKLCSCDGTTVWEATVY; this comes from the exons ATGATGTCATTTCTGAGGTCAGTGGCAACGATCCCACGAGCTGCATCTGCGACTCCGACCGAGATTTCACTCCATTCTTTCTCCTCTACCAAACCTCAGACATTCCCCTTTCCATCTTCTCACCGATCTTCGCCTAGACTTCGTTGGGGTTATACGAGAATCTTTGCTAGGTCTCCCATGGCGTGTGTTCCTCAAG tttcagcTACTGCAGTATCAGAATTCAAAGGCCCAAACATCTTCGGGGTGGTTCGATTCGTTCAAATTTCCATGGAAATCGTAAGAATTGAAGCCAGTTTTGGCGGGTTGTCTCCAGGAAAACACAGTTGGTGTATCAATGAGTATGGAGATCTCACAAAAGGAGCAGCTTCTACAGGGAATATATACAATCCTTTACAAGATGATCAAACCGCCACACAG ctaccAGGCGACCTAGGAACGTTGGAGGCAGACCAAAATGGAGAAGCGTTATATACGGTAACGAAAGAGAAGATGAAGGTAACGGATCTGATTGGACGAGCTGTTGTGGTTTATGAAACAGAGGATAGGTCGTTACAGGGGATTACTGCTGCTGTTGTTGCTAGAAGCGGAGAAGTAGGAGAGAGTTGCAGAAAGCTTTGTTCTTGTGATGGAACCACCGTTTGGGAAGCTACTGTTTACTGA